A window from Candidatus Methylacidiphilales bacterium encodes these proteins:
- a CDS encoding carbon starvation CstA family protein: MTKTLGHLAWGAIAVLGAYAFMGIALNRGEPVNSIWLVIASVCLYLIGFRFYAKFIAAKVMILSDARATPAERLRDGHDYEPTNKWIVFGHHFAAIAGPGPLVGPTLAAQFGYLPGTLWIIIGAVLGGCVQDFIILFGSMRRDGKSLGQMAREEIGKVGGFTALVTVLLIMIILLAVVALVVVNALKDSAWGLFTIAATMPIAIFMGIYLRYLRPGKVLEISVIGFLLVLASIFGGQWVAGNAAWAPWFTYGGIAIAWMVIIYGFFASALPVWLLLAPRDYLSTFVKLGVVLMLGVGILFVRPELQMPPLTRFTDGAGPIFAGKVFPFCFITIACGAISGFHSLISSGTTPKLIEREWHAWPVGYGAMALESFVAIMAMIAACVLEPGVYFAVNSPAGIVGGTAQQAVATISGWGFPVATETMASLAADVGEETLFYRTGGAPSLALGMAHIFANSGGGRAFLGFWYHFAIMFEALFILTTLDAGTRVGRFILQDLLGHISPRLADTRSWWANILATALLVSAWGFFLYQGALDPAGIAKSLWPIFGISNQLLAVIALCLGTVILVKMGRVRYCAVTVAPLIFLTGVTYTAGWMKIFSPGAAGFLPAIRTLEARIAGGLEGPALAAAQTALLNARIDLALTAAFLILVTIIVLGSARECFLLLTGRKTNVLRESPYVRLPLPHPAGDPA; this comes from the coding sequence ATGACCAAAACTTTGGGCCACCTGGCCTGGGGAGCCATCGCCGTGCTCGGCGCGTATGCCTTCATGGGCATCGCCCTCAATCGCGGCGAACCCGTCAACTCCATCTGGCTCGTCATTGCCAGCGTCTGCCTTTATCTCATCGGCTTCCGTTTCTACGCCAAATTCATCGCCGCCAAGGTCATGATCTTGAGCGACGCACGCGCCACCCCCGCCGAACGCCTGCGCGACGGCCACGACTACGAACCCACCAACAAGTGGATCGTCTTTGGCCACCATTTCGCCGCCATCGCCGGCCCCGGCCCCCTCGTCGGACCAACCCTCGCCGCCCAATTCGGCTACCTCCCCGGCACCCTCTGGATCATCATCGGCGCCGTCCTCGGCGGCTGCGTGCAGGACTTCATCATCCTCTTCGGCTCCATGCGCCGCGACGGTAAATCGCTCGGCCAGATGGCCCGCGAAGAGATCGGCAAAGTCGGCGGCTTCACGGCGCTCGTCACTGTCCTGCTCATCATGATCATCCTCCTCGCCGTCGTCGCCCTCGTCGTCGTCAACGCGCTCAAGGACTCTGCCTGGGGCCTGTTCACCATCGCCGCCACCATGCCCATCGCCATCTTCATGGGCATCTACTTGCGCTATCTGCGCCCCGGCAAGGTCCTCGAAATTTCCGTCATCGGATTCCTCCTCGTCCTCGCCAGCATCTTCGGCGGCCAATGGGTCGCGGGCAACGCCGCCTGGGCGCCGTGGTTCACCTACGGCGGCATCGCCATCGCCTGGATGGTCATCATCTACGGCTTCTTCGCCAGCGCCCTCCCCGTGTGGCTCCTCCTCGCCCCGCGCGATTACCTCTCGACGTTCGTCAAACTCGGCGTCGTCCTTATGCTCGGCGTCGGCATCCTCTTCGTCCGCCCCGAACTCCAAATGCCGCCGCTCACGCGGTTCACCGATGGCGCCGGACCCATCTTCGCCGGCAAGGTCTTCCCGTTCTGCTTCATCACCATTGCCTGCGGCGCGATTTCGGGCTTCCATTCGCTCATCTCCAGCGGCACCACGCCCAAGCTCATCGAACGCGAATGGCATGCCTGGCCCGTCGGCTACGGCGCCATGGCGCTCGAGAGCTTCGTCGCCATCATGGCCATGATCGCCGCCTGCGTCCTCGAACCCGGCGTCTACTTCGCCGTCAACTCGCCCGCCGGAATCGTCGGCGGAACCGCTCAGCAAGCCGTCGCCACCATCAGCGGCTGGGGCTTCCCCGTCGCCACCGAAACCATGGCCTCACTCGCCGCCGACGTTGGCGAAGAAACCCTCTTCTACCGCACCGGTGGCGCTCCCTCGCTCGCCCTCGGCATGGCCCACATCTTCGCCAACTCAGGCGGCGGTCGCGCCTTCCTCGGCTTCTGGTATCACTTCGCCATCATGTTCGAGGCCCTCTTCATCCTCACCACCCTCGACGCTGGAACGCGGGTGGGCCGCTTCATCCTCCAGGATTTGCTCGGCCACATTTCCCCCCGTCTGGCCGACACCCGCTCCTGGTGGGCCAACATCCTCGCCACCGCACTGCTTGTCTCCGCCTGGGGCTTTTTTCTCTACCAGGGGGCCCTCGACCCGGCCGGCATTGCCAAGAGCCTCTGGCCCATCTTCGGCATCTCCAACCAATTGCTCGCCGTCATCGCCCTCTGCCTCGGGACGGTCATCCTGGTCAAGATGGGGCGGGTCCGCTACTGCGCCGTCACCGTCGCCCCCCTGATCTTCCTCACCGGCGTCACCTATACCGCCGGATGGATGAAAATCTTCTCCCCCGGGGCGGCCGGATTCCTCCCGGCCATCCGCACGCTCGAAGCCCGGATCGCCGGCGGCCTCGAGGGCCCCGCCTTGGCCGCCGCCCAGACCGCCCTGCTCAATGCCCGCATCGACCTCGCCCTCACGGCCGCCTTCCTGATCCTCGTCACGATCATCGTCCTCGGTTCAGCCCGCGAGTGTTTCCTCCTGTTGACGGGACGGAAGACCAACGTCCTGCGCGAAAGCCCCTACGTCCGTCTCCCTCTTCCACACCCAGCGGGCGACCCGGCCTGA
- a CDS encoding type II toxin-antitoxin system YoeB family toxin, with translation GCWSRRITQEHRLVYRVTDDRIYYLQARYHY, from the coding sequence CCGGATGCTGGTCTCGCCGAATCACCCAGGAACACCGCCTCGTCTATCGCGTCACGGACGATCGAATCTACTACCTTCAAGCCCGCTACCACTACTGA